A window of Mangifera indica cultivar Alphonso chromosome 11, CATAS_Mindica_2.1, whole genome shotgun sequence contains these coding sequences:
- the LOC123229145 gene encoding auxin efflux carrier component 6 — protein sequence MITADDFYKVMCAMVPLYFAMLVAYGSVKWWRIFTPEHCSGINRFVAVFAVPVLSFHFIAQNNPYQMDTKFILADTLSKISVLFLLSVWALFFHGSLDWLITLFSVATLPNTLVMGIPLLNAMYGDFTQSLMVQVVVLQCIIWYTLLLFLFEYRAATVLIQTQFPGAAAASITKFELDNDVISLDGRDPIKTESETDGNGRIRVRIRRSTSSAPDSAISSSICLTPRASNLSNAEIFSINTPAPLHEYHYNSNNEIVFWGSATSPRLSGYASSDAYSLQPTPRASNFNEMDTITVMTTNTPTWARSPVNGKFYRQPSPVIPGVRKMWESPGMSQSKDVADKEISFRDNAKIPMPEDNTEAKEATGDQKMPHALVMIRLILTVVGRKLSRNPNTYSSVLGLLWSLISFKWDVGMPSLVKYSIKIISDAGLGMAMFSLGLFMALQPRIIACGTKRATIGMAIRFICGPVVMTAASLAVGLKRVKLHAAIVQAALPQGIVPFVFAREYGLHPDILSTGVIFGMLVSLPVTLLYYIFLGL from the exons ATGATTACTGCAGATGATTTCTACAAGGTGATGTGCGCCATGGTGCCTCTATACTTCGCAATGCTAGTGGCTTACGGCTCCGTCAAGTGGTGGCGAATCTTCACGCCCGAGCATTGCTCCGGCATCAATCGATTCGTCGCCGTTTTTGCCGTTCCTGTATTGTCTTTCCACTTCATCGCTCAAAACAATCCTTACCAAATGGATACCAAGTTCATCTTGGCCGATACTTTGTCCAAGATTTCTGTTCTTTTCTTGCTCTCCGTTTGGGCCCTCTTCTTCCATGGCAGCTTGGATTGGCTCATCACTCTTTTCTCAGTCGCCACTTTGCCCAACACTCTCGTCATGGGCATCCCTTTGCTCAACGCCATGTACGGGGACTTCACTCAGAGCCTCATGGTGCAAGTCGTCGTTCTTCAATGTATTATCTG GTACACACTTTTGCTTTTTCTGTTCGAATACAGAGCGGCTACTGTTTTAATCCAAACACAATTCCCTGGTGCTGCAGCGGCTTCCATCACCAAGTTTGAGCTCGACAACGACGTCATATCCCTTGATGGCCGTGACCCAATTAAAACAGAATCGGAAACCGACGGTAATGGCCGCATCCGCGTCCGTATCCGGCGGTCCACGTCATCTGCTCCGGACTCAGCTATATCATCCTCCATATGTCTCACTCCCAGAGCGTCAAATCTCTCAAATGCTGAGATATTCTCCATTAACACTCCGGCTCCATTGCACGAATACCATTACAATTCAAACAACGAAATCGTGTTCTGGGGCTCCGCCACCAGTCCGCGGCTTTCGGGCTATGCGTCTTCCGACGCCTACTCCTTGCAGCCCACGCCACGCGCCTCGAACTTCAATGAGATGGATACCATCACCGTCATGACAACCAATACTCCCACATGGGCTCGATCTCCGGTCAACGGAAAATTCTACCGGCAGCCGTCTCCGGTGATTCCTGGCGTGAGAAAGATGTGGGAGTCACCAGGGATGTCTCAAAGCAAAGACGTCGCGG ATAAAGAAATAAGTTTCAGAGACAATGCAAAAATTCCAATGCCAGAGGATAATACTGAAGCCAAAGAAGCTACAGGAGATCAGAAAATGCCGCATGCCTTAGTGATGATTCGACTCATTCTTACAGTAGTTGGGAGGAAACTTTCTCGGAATCCAAACACATACTCAAGTGTTCTAGGCCTTCTTTGGTCTCTAATCTCATTCAA ATGGGATGTGGGGATGCCCAGTTTGGtgaaatattcaatcaaaataatttcagaTGCAGGGCTCGGAATGGCCATGTTCAGTTTAG GTTTGTTCATGGCCCTGCAGCCCCGGATCATTGCCTGCGGCACCAAAAGAGCAACGATAGGGATGGCGATCCGGTTCATCTGCGGCCCCGTTGTAATGACCGCAGCGTCGCTTGCCGTTGGACTCAAAAGGGTTAAGCTCCACGCTGCCATTGTGCAg GCAGCTCTTCCTCAGGGAATTGTACCATTTGTTTTCGCCCGGGAGTATGGTTTGCATCCTGATATACTGAGTACAGG GGTTATCTTTGGAATGCTAGTTTCTTTACCAGTAACCCTCCTCTATTACATATTTTTAGGCCTgtga